The Triticum aestivum cultivar Chinese Spring chromosome 6D, IWGSC CS RefSeq v2.1, whole genome shotgun sequence genomic sequence CGGCCGCACGGGCGCAGCGAGCGAGCGGAAAAGGAAACAGGGAAAAAAATGCGTCCCGTTGCGATGGATGGGGTAGTACGAATAAATGGCATGGCCGCATGAATGAGGGGTGAGGCGTAAAAGGGAAacgagggggaggggggagaaaaGAAAAGGTTACCATCTTTGCACTGCATGAATTCCTTCCCATTGATCGATCCCATTCGCCCCCACCCCCTCCCTCTTATTATTGCGTCCACGCTcgcgtcctctctctctccctcccaccctctccctgctccctgcctcccctctcccctgctTTGACCCTGCTGGCCGGCTGCCTGGCTTTATCTGCCCGCCACGCCTttccccgccgccgctcgccgcttgGATTTCCAGGATCCAGCGACGCCCGTCCCCGCGCCGTTCGCCGGGGCATTAGGTGATCCGGCCGTGCCGTGTAGGACTTGCGGAGGAAGATGACCGTGGAGGGGAGGGTCAGCGGCgggggggacggcggcggcggcaaggacaAGTTCCCGGTGGGCATGCGCGTACtcgccgtcgacgacgaccccaCCTGCCTCAAGGTCCTCGAGAACCTCCTGCGCCGCTGCGACTACCATGGTACGGGAATAGCTGTCGCCAACATgcatcctccctccctccctccagcGTGGTCCAGGGCTAGTAGGAGGAGATGAATCTGTACCGCTCTCGAAGTCTCAAGCACAGACCCGTCCGGTTCCGTGCTGTTCGACCACAGTGTATTTTTCCCTTAGATTTAATCGCTTGTTTGCTTGATGCGCGTGCTATTCGCGAGATTTGGCGTCCGAGTTTTGCATTTACACCGCTGGTTTTCTGCGATTTATTCACGCTCCCTATTTTTCACTTGGCCTGTCGGTCTATTTTTCGCGGACAGGTATCAGGTGACATGCACCTTTgcatgtgcccaaattcaaatttaaacattgcgaaaaaatctgaaaaaaatcatgcatgttcacagcacatattaagataatccctaaaaaattcagatcaaaattcaaaacatacatcaagaagcAAAAAAGAGAAATCTGAGTTTCTCTTTTTTGCAGGGCGCTGTGTAATGTCAATTTATGATTGGATTTCTGTCATTATTGTGTTTGCCGATTTCTCAtcttccttttttttttctttcgcgtaGCCGCTTTATTGGGAATCACCTTGCTTTGGAATCTGCGTTTTTCCGTCCAAATACCTATGCAAGATCGGACAATCTCCCATGCACGTCTCTTCTCGTGGTTTTAGTTTTAGATTTCCACGGTGACAACTGCTGATGTTTTTTTGATGGAAATTTTCCTTGGATTTTCTTTCACCCCTTTCATCTTGTGCGGCCCTCTTCTTCTCGTTGATGATTCTTCCGAAACCTAGATTTATGTGTGTGCAATGTGTTGTTATGGTGGTTTGCTAATGTGTTTGGATTCGATCTGCTGTGATGTTGCAGTTACAACCACTGGGCAGGCAGCCACCGCCCTCAGGATGCTCAGGGAGAACAAGGACCAGTTTGACCTCGTCATCAGCGATGTCCACATGCCGGACATGGATGGTTTCAAGCTCCTCGAGCTTGTCGGTCTGGAGATGGACCTCCCAGTCATTAGTAAGGCTAACTTGCTTATCCTCTGCCGCTCTTTGTAGCCGATGCTCTAAAAGATACCACTGCTGGGAAATGATTGTCGAGTGAATCTACTTGTTTCATTTCATGTCATTTGGTGCTCCAGAACTTTGGAGATGAATTATGTCTGCTAACCTACAAACATCGCAGATAGTTCTTTGATGTGCTACTGCTAGTTTTGTTAGGGAAGGAAGATGAAAAGTCTTCGTTCATTTGTGTGGTTCAGATCTGTTTGAGGCTACTCATAGCTTGGTGCATGGGTCAGGGAACCAATGAAAGATTCCCAGTTCCAATATATTGCAGATAGTTCTTCGATGTGCTACTGCTACTTTTGTTAGATATATGTTCATTACTGTGATCATATTGCATAATTGATTACCTGCTCTACCACTCGTTGTATCAACTGAGAGCGGTGGCTGTGTCATGTTATTGCGCTTCACGTGTAACAACTGGAGAAGAAATGAGAAAGGACAGAAGGCCTGCTACTATAATGAATGGCTATTAATTTTTCCTAAAAGGTCAATTGTTTCCTAGTTAGTGTTTCATATGTGTTAGCGTCTGATCATATGAACAAAGTGTGAATAATGTCATGCATTTTAACTTTTTGTCGTTTATTCTGGAACTGATCAATGACTATCTGTCATGCAGTGTTGTCTGCAAATGGGGAGACGCAGACAGTCATGAAGGGCATAACTCATGGAGCATGTGACTACCTGCTAAAGCCGGTGCGTCTTGAGCAGCTGAAGACAATATGGCAACATGTGATTAGGCGGAATACCAAGAACCGTGGTAGTGACAATGATGATGCTGGTCAGAAGGGGCCGAATGCTGAAGGTGAGAATGGTGGTGCTAACCGCAACAAGAGGCAGTCACGGAGGGATAGAGATGACAATGGAGATGATGGTGACGATTCTGATGAGAACAGTAATGACAACGGCGACTCGTCATCCCAGAAGAAGCCAAGGGTTGTCTGGTCTGTGGAGCTGCACCGGAAGTTTGTTGCTGCTGTCAACCAGCTTGGCATTGACAGTAAGAACTCACTTCATGTTGTCGTCATCATTAATAAAAGCTATTTGTTTTCTGGGTTCATTATGTCATCTGCAATAACATATCTCTGTTCATAAACACAGAGGCTGTTCCAAAGAAGATATTGGACCTCATGAATGTAGAGAACATCACCAGGGAGAATGTTGCTAGTCATCTGCAGGTTCAGTTTCTATCCATGCGTGTTACCATTTTTTTTATGTCTGTACAAATATTATTATGGAGCCCAACTTCTAATTGTTATATCCCAGTCATAATCTCTAGTCGAAAGAGGATTTGTTTCTGAATTTTGATGAATATTAAAAGAGCATTTTCATTTGCAGTATAATGGTACATGTTATTTTCTTATGATCCCCCAattaagtagtactccctccgtcccataatgtaagacgttttttgacactacactagtaccaaaaaacgtcttacattatgagacggagggagtattaagtaaCTTATGAAAACGTTGGCTAAAGGGGTAAGAGTCCCTCCTTTTGACTGTGCGTTAGTTATTAGATAGAAATGAGCCTTCCCTGCAGATTGAACGTGTGTGGGCGAGCTTACACCCGTAAGCTCTAGCTGGCCAAGCTAGCGCTTGGTTCTCCTTTTAAATAACTTATATTGCCATGTTTGTTTCCTAGTATTACCAAAAGAAGAAAGTTATTGCTGTCAGCATATCTTTCAATCAGTTGAGTTCTGTATGGAACTGTTCATTTGATGATTTGATCATGTCTTAGCCTTCATTCCTCTATTTTGTTTTTGAATGTCATTCTAATTCATTGATTCTTGCTGTTTTATCATAATTTCAGAAGTACCGGCTGTATCTGAAAAGGATGAGTATGGATGCAAGTAGGCAGGCCAACCTCGTTGCTGCACTTGGAGGAAGGAACCCTGCTTACAGCAATATGAATTCAATGGATGTCTTTAGGCACTACAACAACGCGTACGGTAGATACCGACCAGTTCCAACCAGCAGCCATTCCCAGTCAAATAACCTTGTTGCAAGGATGAACTCCCCTTCTGCATACGGAATGCATGGGTTGCTGTCTCCACAGTCGCAGCCACTTCACCTTGGCCATGCCCAGAATAATCTGGGCACTTCCCTGAACGATTTGGGTGTCAATAATGGTAACCTTATCAGGGGTGCACACATGTCAACCATGGGTACTGGTACTTCTGGTAACTCTTTTGCAAACATTTCAAATGGTGCACCACTGGCTCCTACAAATAGGGCAGTTCAGTCTCTTGAATCAAACAACAGGCAACACCTTGGTCGGATAAATTCGTCTTCGACAGACTCATTTAGCTCATTCGCTAGTGATTCTCCCCACTTTCCAGATCTTGGAAGAAGTAGTAACACCTGGCAAACTGCAGTTCCGTCCAACATTCAGCAACTTGGTCAGAACGGCAGCATGTCCCAAGCAAGCTTGCATGGGAATGGCCTTAGGATGGAACCTGTCTCTAGCTATGCACCACCATCAAATCAGATTACATCTCTGGGAAATGATATGCAGAACCAAGTAGCACCACTAGCTAGCAATACCCTTCCAATGGTATTCAATCAGGGTGCAGCGCCATTCACCTTTGGAAACAGCACAAACTCGAGAGAGGCGCTCAATAGCAACCTTGCGTTCAGCAACTCAGGCATCAACACTTCATTGCCAAACCTTCGCATTGACAATTCGGTTGTGCCGAGGCAGACTCTGGATGGCGGGAATACAGGCGGTGTTCCCTCTCTGCAGGATGGCAAGATTGATCAGCAAGCTGTTGGTAATCAGCTCAATTACAACAACAATGATCTCGTGGGGACAAGTGGGCTGCAAAGGGAGCTCAGTGGTGGTCTGGATGACATTGTTGTTGACATGTTCAGGCCGGTATGATCCTCTCTTGTATTTCATTTTCAGCAGAATATATCTTAATGCCAAACTTTCATCTATTTTGCTTCTATTTTGCATCTGCATAGTAATGTTGACTAGCTTAGAAAAAATAGTAATCTTGACAAACTATTTTCTCACTGGCTCATCATTTTTATGGTGGTGCATGCACTTCACTGAAGCCGGACATGCATTTTTTATTTCATATGGAACCCACATGCATGTGTGGCGTTCTATTCCTTTTAAGATAAGATGTACCTTTTATTTTGGTAGTAGTACTTTTGATTCCTGTAACATTATTATAGGAAAGTACACTAACAGTACACTGAGGTACTTAATATTATCTGCATGATTGCACTGAACATATACATCTAGCTTACACTCCCACTGTTTACTTAATCTTTATCTGATCTGCCATTTTGGGGACTTGTAGTACTTACTATATCTTTCATGTTAAATTCACGACTTTTAACAGGGGATGACCATCTAACCATGCCATACTTCTTAATGCAGGATAATGATAATGGTGGCATTTTCATCGATACGGACTGGGGGCTGGTCTAGCCAGTCGTCTCCTTTCACCAAGTCCCATGCGCAAGATTTTCCGCATTTGTGTGGTGTCTGCTGCTGATTTGTCCATCATGCAATTGCCTGCTCAAAGTTGTTCATAGTAGCAAGCCTTCATCACAAATGCCTTTTGCATTTGGTTTTCTCAGTTTAGCGTTCATGTTCCCGTGTTAGTCGTCCAGTATTCAGAGTTATATTGGGTAACAACTATGTGCTGTTTGTGTCCGTGACTCGTATAACTATCTTAATTCAGGTATGCCCTGTTATCGTAAGATATAGTATGCTTGGTATGCAAGTGAATTCTTCGTGTTAGTTGTTGGAAATGTTTTTGCTCTTTTATTTTGTTATAATTTATTTCGTACACCGTTTAGCTAAAATTGTTAGTAAGCAGATGTTGCTGTGTGGAATTTTGGTTCTGTTTTTGTGCATGATCGTTGGTAGTGCGGATGGAAGATTCCCATTTTGTTAACATAGGCACCTGACTTAAATTTTACTTTCTCCATAGTATTAGTTCCCTTGAATTCTGGGTCAAAGTTTTATCATAGACTTAACTAATAAaatactccctcagtagcccaaagttaagtcacttattttgggacgaaggacggagggagtatgtagcaACAATAGTATGAGTTGAACCTCTTtcaaatatgaaatcaatattcTAGTTTGTTTCTCTATTTCGACAGTTGTTTTTAAAGGGAAAAATTGCAGCTAGGCTACTTTTGTTATTAGTATCTCCAACAAATGATGTATAATATGGTCAGCTGCCAAAACATTGTCTTTAGGGCATTTGGACCGAAAAAATGGTGCTCTGGCGCCCTATCCCTAAACCGTGCTGCAAATATTTTAGGGCAATCACATATTCTGGCTTCGCGTTATGCAAATATACAGTAGCCGCACGGTTGGCGCAAAACAAACCCTGCAGCCACGCACAATCCAACCGTGGCGTGAAACTTCATCCTTGTTGTCGTCGCCTCTGCCGAATCCGGCCACCACTATCGCATTGCCGCATTGTCGTCGCCGCCTCGGCCGAATCCGGCCACCACTATCGCATTGCCCCATTGTCGAAGCCACCGCCCCCTCCGCCTGGTCGCCGCTCCACTGAATCAATTGAATCGATCGCCGCTCCATCCCATTCTGCCGCCGCGTTGACCAATTTCGCACCCCGCCGGATCCACCCCCACCCCCGGGTTTCATTTGGCCCCCACACAATTGcttattttcagtcatttacttcTTGTGTTGTTTACTTTTGTGTTATAACACAGACTTTTTGTGTTGTTTACTTTTGTGTTATAACACATGCCTGTGTGTTGCAACGGAAGAAGTAATTGACATGTCCATCAAAAGGTATATCAATGCAACACTACAATATCCGGACGGTGCCGCCTGTCGGCAACAGGTTGAAATCTACTCCCTCGTTTGTTATGGTTATCTCATGAAAGTCTTAAAAATGAATTATTAACGCAAGATTGATGGACTTCAGAAGGATTAATTGATTAATTATAAGGTCTCCCCCTCATAGAAACAATCTCGAAATCTGGTCTTACTTACAAAGTCGCTTAATTTATATTGACGCAACCATCCGTGCAAATCCAACAATTTTATTTATTTAGAGCCAATCGGCCATGCTAGCCCCAATCCATTTAATTCCTTCCCTCTGTTCCTTTCTTGAAGTGGCTTCCCGATTTCCGCACAATTTACATATGTATATAAATTGACTTATTCTCGTGCAAAAAGTCGAGGTGGAACTTTTTAATTAAATAATGAACCTATTTTTTTAGCATAAGCACATGCTAGGTTAGCTGGTTAGGGCCTTTGGGGTCATGAGTTCCAATCTCACAAAGCACAAATGTTTTTCGCTACTCTTTGGTCTACAAAAAAGGTGCAATGCAGGCCCTCCTGACATATTTTATTTAACATATCTAGCCAATTTCAATGTCGGTCCACTCCGGTCGGCGGCTGCGCGGCCGCCACGTCACCCGCTCCCCACTCGGCCTGGCCTCTTACCTGAAAATACACAAATTTGTACACAAAACTAGCCGATTTCTTGCGTTTTTTTCCGTCGTAGATGCATTCTAGAGAGTTGGGGGAGGCAAGGGAGACCTCGATCTACTGATGGTGTAGCtcgtggcggtggtggtggaggtcgttgaaaggatcgatatggtagactagaggggggggtgaataggcaactaccaatgtTTAGcctttcttaacaaattagggtttgcaacaaataggttgtctagatatgcaactaggtgggcaacctatatgatgcgcGCAACACAAGCTACAAGGCAAGCTAGAGATAAAACACAAGTAAAACTTGCACAAAGTAAAAGGTAAgaaataaccacaagtggagccggtggagacgaggatgtgttactgaagttccttccctttgagaagaagtacgtctccgttggagcagtgtggaggcacaatgctccccaagaagccactagggccaccatattctcctcatgccctcacacaatgcaagaagccattattccactagtggtgcccttggaggcggcaaacggacctttacaaacaaggttcgggttctctccacaaccgaattggaggctcccaacgataccatggagcttcaccacaatggaatgtggctccgaggtgacctcaaccgtctagagtgctcaaacacccaagagtaacaaaatccacacaataaagtatgggggaatcaaatttcctttggtggaagtgtagatctaggtctcctccttcaatccctagcaaatcaacaagtattggtggctagggagagagatcgcaagaaagcttgaagggcattaatggaggagagagagaggcaagaggtaaGAAGGTAGGTGGAAGAAactccctttatatagggacccccatTTTCCAACTGTTACAGCAGTTTTTACACTGCAGCGATACAACCGCTCATGACCTCGGTACAACTGAAATTCATGGGTATGCTGCAGAAACCCTAACAAGCGATACAACCGGAGgcatgagcggtagtaccggttTACAATGAGTAACCGGACTAACTGCTCGCCTACCGCTCAACAACCGCCTTAAAACAGAAGGGAGTCACCCATATTGGCGATGGTCGAGCGGTAGTTGC encodes the following:
- the LOC123144042 gene encoding two-component response regulator ORR24 — encoded protein: MTVEGRVSGGGDGGGGKDKFPVGMRVLAVDDDPTCLKVLENLLRRCDYHVTTTGQAATALRMLRENKDQFDLVISDVHMPDMDGFKLLELVGLEMDLPVIMLSANGETQTVMKGITHGACDYLLKPVRLEQLKTIWQHVIRRNTKNRGSDNDDAGQKGPNAEGENGGANRNKRQSRRDRDDNGDDGDDSDENSNDNGDSSSQKKPRVVWSVELHRKFVAAVNQLGIDKAVPKKILDLMNVENITRENVASHLQKYRLYLKRMSMDASRQANLVAALGGRNPAYSNMNSMDVFRHYNNAYGRYRPVPTSSHSQSNNLVARMNSPSAYGMHGLLSPQSQPLHLGHAQNNLGTSLNDLGVNNGNLIRGAHMSTMGTGTSGNSFANISNGAPLAPTNRAVQSLESNNRQHLGRINSSSTDSFSSFASDSPHFPDLGRSSNTWQTAVPSNIQQLGQNGSMSQASLHGNGLRMEPVSSYAPPSNQITSLGNDMQNQVAPLASNTLPMVFNQGAAPFTFGNSTNSREALNSNLAFSNSGINTSLPNLRIDNSVVPRQTLDGGNTGGVPSLQDGKIDQQAVGNQLNYNNNDLVGTSGLQRELSGGLDDIVVDMFRPDNDNGGIFIDTDWGLV